A genomic window from Candidatus Denitrolinea symbiosum includes:
- a CDS encoding NADH-quinone oxidoreductase subunit D, with protein MPQLEEVTLEELKNMVSDRALTGETMMLNLGPQHPATHGVLRLLLELDGEIVINVIPDIGFLHTGVEKNMEAKSYQKAEVMTDRLDYLNPVGNNLAFCMAVEKLVDLDVPPRALGLRVIMTELQRIASHLVWIGTYGLDLAAMSMFMYAFRERELILDMFELISGQRMMTTYFRPGGVWRDAPVEFEAAVRDFIKIFPKRVDEYEGLLTRNPFLLDRLYGIGKLTKEKALSLGATGPILRSTGVDWDLRKARPYMGYEQYDFNVPVLTEGDNYARYLVRVQEMRESLKIVEQALNKLPMGPVRSDNRKFVPPPRSEVGVSMEALIHHFKLWTDGFDAPKASIYSAVESPRGELGVFLEGDGGPNPYRIHMRTPSFENVALVSAISKGHLVADLIAIIGSLDFVLGDIDR; from the coding sequence ATGCCGCAACTCGAAGAAGTCACCCTTGAAGAACTGAAGAACATGGTTTCGGACCGCGCCCTGACTGGCGAGACCATGATGCTGAACCTGGGACCGCAACACCCCGCCACGCACGGCGTGCTGCGCCTCCTGCTCGAACTGGACGGCGAGATCGTAATCAACGTGATCCCGGATATCGGCTTTCTGCACACGGGCGTCGAGAAGAACATGGAGGCCAAGTCTTACCAAAAGGCCGAAGTGATGACCGACCGCCTCGATTACCTGAACCCGGTGGGCAACAACCTGGCCTTCTGCATGGCCGTGGAAAAACTGGTGGACCTGGACGTGCCGCCGCGCGCCCTGGGGCTGCGCGTCATTATGACCGAACTTCAGCGCATCGCCTCGCACCTGGTCTGGATCGGCACCTACGGCCTCGACCTGGCGGCGATGTCCATGTTCATGTACGCCTTCCGCGAGCGCGAGCTCATCCTCGACATGTTCGAGCTGATCTCCGGCCAGCGCATGATGACCACGTACTTCCGTCCCGGCGGCGTGTGGCGCGACGCCCCGGTGGAGTTCGAAGCCGCGGTGCGGGATTTCATCAAGATCTTCCCGAAGCGCGTGGACGAGTACGAAGGCCTGCTGACCCGCAACCCGTTCCTCCTTGACCGTCTGTACGGCATCGGAAAGTTGACGAAGGAAAAGGCCCTCAGCCTCGGCGCGACCGGCCCGATCCTGCGCTCCACCGGCGTGGACTGGGACCTGCGCAAAGCGCGCCCGTACATGGGCTACGAACAGTACGACTTCAATGTCCCCGTCCTCACCGAGGGCGACAACTACGCGCGCTACCTCGTCCGCGTGCAGGAAATGCGCGAGTCGCTCAAGATCGTCGAGCAGGCGCTGAACAAACTGCCGATGGGCCCCGTCCGCTCGGACAATCGCAAATTCGTCCCGCCGCCGCGCTCGGAGGTGGGAGTCAGCATGGAAGCGCTCATCCACCACTTCAAGTTGTGGACGGACGGCTTCGACGCGCCGAAGGCCTCCATCTATTCGGCGGTGGAAAGTCCGCGCGGCGAACTGGGCGTCTTCCTCGAAGGCGACGGCGGCCCCAACCCGTACCGCATCCACATGCGCACGCCGTCCTTCGAGAACGTGGCGCTCGTCTCCGCGATCTCCAAGGGCCACCTGGTGGCCGACCTGATCGCCATTATTGGCTCGCTTGACTTTGTGCTGGGAGATATTGACCGATGA
- a CDS encoding NADH-quinone oxidoreductase subunit C, with protein sequence MDTKLEKIVQALQAEFKAQAEEFRGEAHVFVDAARIADALTFLRDRHRFELLSALTAVDYWPQTQPRFHVIYQLTSIAENLSLMIRVPVDGDQPEVPTVTGVYGNANWREREVWDMFGVRFTGHPDLRRILMAPDWEGHPLRKDYPLGYEEPQFTFNIKEIDSRKPYAKE encoded by the coding sequence ATGGACACGAAACTCGAAAAGATCGTCCAGGCGTTGCAGGCGGAATTCAAGGCGCAGGCCGAGGAATTTCGCGGCGAGGCGCACGTCTTTGTGGACGCGGCGCGGATCGCGGACGCGCTGACGTTTTTGCGCGACCGGCATCGCTTCGAACTGCTCTCGGCGTTGACCGCCGTGGATTACTGGCCGCAGACCCAGCCGCGCTTCCACGTGATCTACCAATTGACGTCCATCGCGGAAAACCTGTCCCTGATGATCCGCGTCCCGGTGGACGGCGACCAGCCGGAGGTCCCGACCGTGACCGGCGTGTACGGAAACGCCAACTGGCGCGAGCGCGAAGTCTGGGATATGTTCGGCGTCCGCTTTACGGGTCATCCCGACCTGCGCCGAATCCTGATGGCGCCCGATTGGGAGGGACATCCCCTGCGCAAGGATTATCCGCTGGGTTACGAAGAGCCGCAGTTCACCTTCAATATTAAAGAGATCGACTCGCGCAAGCCGTACGCGAAAGAATAA
- a CDS encoding NADH-quinone oxidoreductase subunit A: MLLEYLAIALLIALSVIVGLVAIGMGELFGPKRKSQVKSESYESGMSPIGPGTRRMPVRFYLVAVLFILFDIEVVFFLPWAIVFRQLKLFGFIEMAVFIVILLVGYVYAWKKGALEWE, translated from the coding sequence ATGTTGCTTGAGTACCTTGCAATTGCTTTGCTGATTGCGCTGTCTGTTATAGTCGGTCTGGTCGCCATCGGGATGGGAGAACTGTTCGGGCCGAAGCGTAAGTCCCAGGTGAAGAGTGAATCGTATGAGTCGGGCATGTCCCCCATCGGACCAGGCACGCGGCGGATGCCGGTGCGATTCTATCTCGTCGCGGTCCTGTTCATCCTGTTCGACATCGAAGTGGTGTTCTTCCTGCCCTGGGCGATCGTGTTCCGCCAGTTGAAATTATTCGGCTTCATCGAAATGGCGGTTTTTATTGTGATCTTACTGGTGGGCTACGTCTATGCCTGGAAGAAAGGAGCGCTCGAATGGGAGTAG
- a CDS encoding DNA primase: protein MSTIDEIKSRIDIVDLVSEAGVKLRHTGRNYTGFCPFHDNKRTPAFVVWPETGTWRCFGACNEGGDIFKFVMKKEGIDFKEALERLADRAGVKVESFQRESPEQKEAYDNLRKLLEDAVIFYRGHLLGNPEILSYLREKRGLTDAAIETFGLGYAPRGYDTALKHFTARGYSEQELVDAGLLTVRETDQSAASQSAVYDRFRHRIMIPIRDEQGRMAGFGARIVDSDDIPKFLNSPETPIFSKGRLLYGLDRARKPIRAADQAVIVEGYFDVIALHQAGYENVVSPMGTALTEDQLRLLKRSTRRIVLALDPDTAGQKAILRGLDAARSAMDREGELGFDARGLLKNEARLQADLRVASLPDGLDPDEIAARDKDEWARLIENARPIVTHVMETLATGQDLNDAKTKNQIAAQVIPLIEDLPTELERDTYRQALARMLRVDESALIGAPARSPGARRRRPIRQEETSESVAFVVPPGTKSESYCLGILFRRPELLYRLDRRLQESGLASLSPEDFEYTDHQVFLSVVRQSLEQVESDQHQYVAIHLPDSLQGLAQELLAQTEKLEPLEDKLLEELQRLVQKLRRARANRELTQTRFLQEESQQDGDPRASLYQQQVLQLTRLIQSIDQANRRLTSKRKT from the coding sequence ATGTCAACCATTGACGAAATCAAATCCCGCATAGACATCGTGGACCTCGTCTCCGAGGCGGGAGTCAAACTGCGCCACACGGGACGGAACTACACGGGCTTCTGTCCCTTCCACGATAACAAGCGCACGCCCGCCTTCGTCGTCTGGCCCGAGACGGGGACGTGGCGCTGCTTCGGCGCGTGCAACGAAGGCGGCGACATCTTCAAGTTCGTGATGAAGAAAGAGGGGATTGACTTCAAAGAGGCGCTCGAAAGACTCGCCGACCGCGCCGGGGTGAAGGTTGAATCGTTCCAGCGCGAATCGCCCGAGCAAAAGGAAGCCTATGACAACCTCCGCAAACTGCTCGAAGACGCGGTCATCTTCTATCGCGGACACCTGCTCGGCAACCCCGAGATTCTCTCTTACCTGCGCGAAAAGCGCGGACTGACCGACGCCGCCATCGAGACCTTCGGTCTGGGCTACGCGCCGCGCGGCTACGATACCGCCCTCAAACACTTCACCGCGCGCGGCTACTCGGAACAGGAACTCGTCGACGCGGGCCTCCTCACCGTCCGCGAAACCGACCAGTCCGCCGCTTCCCAATCCGCCGTCTACGACCGCTTCCGCCACCGCATTATGATTCCCATCCGCGACGAGCAGGGACGCATGGCCGGGTTCGGCGCGCGCATCGTGGACTCGGACGACATTCCCAAATTTTTGAATTCTCCCGAGACGCCGATCTTTTCGAAGGGACGCCTGCTCTACGGCCTCGACCGCGCCCGCAAGCCGATCCGCGCCGCGGACCAGGCCGTCATCGTGGAGGGCTACTTCGATGTGATCGCGCTCCATCAGGCGGGGTACGAGAACGTCGTCTCGCCGATGGGGACTGCTTTAACCGAAGACCAGCTGCGCCTGCTCAAACGTTCCACGCGGCGAATCGTCCTCGCGCTGGACCCCGACACCGCGGGACAGAAAGCCATCCTGCGCGGGCTGGACGCGGCGCGCTCCGCGATGGACCGCGAGGGCGAACTCGGCTTCGACGCGCGCGGCCTGCTCAAAAATGAAGCGCGCCTGCAAGCCGACCTGCGCGTGGCCTCCCTGCCCGACGGACTCGATCCCGACGAGATCGCGGCGCGGGACAAAGACGAATGGGCGCGGCTGATCGAAAACGCCAGGCCCATTGTGACGCACGTGATGGAGACGCTCGCCACCGGGCAGGACCTCAACGACGCGAAGACGAAGAATCAAATTGCCGCGCAAGTCATCCCGTTGATCGAAGACCTGCCCACCGAGTTGGAGCGCGACACCTATCGCCAGGCGTTGGCGCGAATGCTGCGGGTGGACGAAAGCGCGTTGATCGGCGCGCCCGCTCGAAGTCCGGGCGCGAGGCGGCGCAGGCCGATCCGCCAGGAGGAAACGAGCGAGTCGGTCGCCTTTGTCGTTCCGCCGGGGACGAAGTCCGAATCGTATTGTCTTGGCATCCTCTTCCGCCGCCCCGAGTTGCTGTATCGTCTCGACCGCCGCCTGCAAGAGAGCGGCCTGGCGTCTCTCTCGCCGGAGGATTTCGAGTATACTGACCATCAGGTGTTCCTGAGCGTCGTGCGCCAATCGTTGGAGCAGGTGGAAAGCGACCAGCATCAGTACGTGGCGATCCACCTGCCCGATTCGCTGCAGGGACTCGCGCAGGAACTTCTCGCGCAGACCGAAAAACTCGAACCGCTGGAAGATAAATTGCTGGAGGAACTTCAGCGGCTGGTACAGAAATTGCGGCGGGCGCGCGCCAACCGCGAACTGACCCAGACGCGTTTTTTGCAGGAGGAGTCCCAGCAGGACGGCGACCCGCGCGCCTCGCTGTACCAGCAGCAGGTTTTACAACTGACAAGGTTGATCCAATCCATTGACCAGGCAAACCGACGGTTGACATCGAAACGAAAAACGTGA
- a CDS encoding NADH-quinone oxidoreductase subunit B: MGVESKLGNMGVVTTTLETVVNWGRTRAMWPMLFGLACCAIEMMGAQAANYDMSRFGMELMRASPRQSDLMIVAGRVSRKMGPVLRRLYDQMPEPKWVLAMGDCASTGGVFNNYAIFQGVDEVVPVDVYVAGCPPRPEALIHGVVTLHEKVQAMKFKDLAAK, from the coding sequence ATGGGAGTAGAATCGAAACTTGGAAACATGGGCGTGGTGACCACCACGCTGGAAACCGTCGTGAATTGGGGGCGGACGCGCGCCATGTGGCCGATGCTGTTTGGACTGGCCTGCTGCGCCATTGAGATGATGGGCGCGCAGGCGGCGAATTACGATATGAGCCGCTTCGGCATGGAACTGATGCGCGCCAGTCCGCGCCAATCGGACCTGATGATCGTGGCGGGACGCGTCTCGCGCAAGATGGGACCCGTCCTGCGCCGTTTGTACGATCAGATGCCCGAACCGAAATGGGTGCTGGCGATGGGCGACTGCGCCTCGACCGGGGGCGTCTTCAATAACTACGCCATCTTCCAGGGGGTGGACGAGGTGGTGCCGGTGGACGTGTACGTGGCCGGCTGTCCGCCGCGCCCCGAAGCGTTGATCCACGGCGTGGTGACGCTGCACGAAAAAGTGCAGGCCATGAAGTTCAAGGATTTGGCGGCGAAGTAA